The following are encoded together in the Vigna unguiculata cultivar IT97K-499-35 chromosome 2, ASM411807v1, whole genome shotgun sequence genome:
- the LOC114171528 gene encoding uncharacterized protein LOC114171528 yields MATVEEKEEDEKAKRKPPRPKRICFSFAAYASTLLNNLKSSNVVIDEGLSDLELRNLESKLKFSFPPDLRAILQQGLPISQGFPNWRSSSTQQLQILLNLPTSLILRRVSNTRFWHPSWGPKPPDPTQVLRRLLNDAPLLVPIYRHCYIPSSPDAAGNPVFYVDDSGDVCLLSFDLSGFFRELLAQEMDEPVWAATAARRVRFWSELAEARCGRWWWFGIAKEELGGCLDRTVWKLREGGWTEEEIREMMTVEEKPKRHELKLNNKEAMARHVRVLSLVLLRAGWSREDVVYSLGVVGDEEKSPLDFHQESLDQHNVNINGF; encoded by the coding sequence ATGGCCACAGttgaggagaaggaggaggatGAGAAAGCGAAGCGGAAACCGCCGAGGCCGAAACGAATATGTTTCTCATTCGCGGCGTACGCCAGCACCCTCCTTAACAACCTAAAATCCTCAAACGTTGTAATCGACGAAGGATTGTCGGACCTAGAACTCCGAAACCTAGAATCCAAATTGAAATTCTCGTTCCCACCGGACCTTCGCGCGATCCTCCAACAGGGTCTTCCCATATCACAAGGCTTCCCCAATTGGCGTTCCTCTTCAACACAACAACTCCAAATTCTCCTCAACCTCCCCACCTCCCTGATTCTCCGTCGCGTCTCCAACACGCGCTTCTGGCACCCCTCGTGGGGCCCGAAGCCGCCCGACCCGACCCAGGTGCTTCGCCGGTTGTTAAATGATGCACCGCTCCTCGTCCCGATTTACCGGCATTGCTACATTCCCTCCTCCCCTGACGCCGCCGGGAACCCTGTTTTCTACGTGGATGACAGCGGGGATGTCTGTTTGCTGAGCTTCGACTTGTCGGGGTTTTTCCGGGAGCTTCTGGCGCAGGAAATGGATGAGCCGGTGTGGGCTGCGACGGCGGCTAGGAGGGTGAGGTTTTGGTCGGAGTTGGCGGAGGCTCGGTGCGGGAGGTGGTGGTGGTTTGGCATCGCGAAGGAGGAGCTCGGGGGATGCCTGGATAGGACGGTGTGGAAATTGAGAGAGGGAGGGTGGACGGAGGAGGAGATACGCGAGATGATGACGGTGGAAGAGAAGCCGAAGAGGCACGAGTTGAAATTGAATAACAAAGAGGCCATGGCGCGGCACGTGAGAGTCCTATCATTGGTTTTACTGCGTGCGGGGTGGAGCAGGGAAGATGTTGTGTATTCGCTTGGGGTGGTTGGTGATGAAGAAAAATCCCCCCTCGATTTCCATCAAGAATCGTTAGATCAACACAACGTCAACATCAACGGCTTCTAA